A region of Moorena producens PAL-8-15-08-1 DNA encodes the following proteins:
- a CDS encoding type I polyketide synthase, with translation MNLKQEQEKEQSLSALQRALIALKDARSKLEKYETQSKEPIAIIGMSCRFPGGVDSPESFWQLLNDGVDAISEVPSNRWNINSYYDPDPDAPGKISTRDGGFLSQIDGFDAPFFCISPREVQSLDPQQRLLLEVSWEAIERANIVPDQLFNSLTGVFIGIGSSDYLNQLATSEVPQAYWGTGNAPSAATGRLSYILGLTGPNLAVETACSSSLVSLHLACQSLRQQECNLALAGGVNLLLSPETSIIFSQAKMLSPDGRCKTFDASANGYVRGEGCGVIVLKRLSDAVANGDNVLAVIRGTAINQDGASGGLTVPNGPSQVAVIRKALSNGGVDPASVSYIEAHGTGTSLGDPIEVGAIGTVFGKTHSQEQPLIVGTAKTNIGHLEVAAGIAGLMKVVLQLQHQQIAPSLHFKQPNPYINWSQLPVQVSTQLTPWQTNGKSRIAGVSSFGFSGTNAHVVIEEAPKEGNSLSATVEDNGNSTVKEDTLERAVYLLTLSAKTQAALDDLVNSYQNYLKNYPELRIADICYTANTCRSHFNNRLAVVASNQQELVEKLRQHQQGEEVTGIYSIELPNNSTAPKIALLFTGQGSQYVNMGRQLYQQAPVFRKALEQCNEILLGTETFREKSLLEILYPANQEQSNSSLLDQTAYTQPCLFALEYALFKLWQSWGIQPDVVMGHSVGEYVAATVAGVFSLEEGLKLIAARGSLMQQLPAGGEMVSVIASESKVLEIFKAMSLEEKVAIAAINGPESTVISGEAEAVGAIATHLESLSIKTKQLQVSHAFHSRLMEPMLAEFEAVAKQVTYSQPQISLISNVTGQQVGSEITSAEYWVSHVRQPVRFAESMTTLHQEGYELFLEIGPKPILLGMGRQCLPEGVGVWLPSLRPGVEAWQQMLQSLGQLYMKGIKVNWSGFDQDYACHKVAIPTYPFQRESYWIDTDKNQGQKAVNGSSSLIVDLLNQSDIEGLNQELSFSTELTADEQKMLPKLLGILVNRHQDYLEFKGNVVYDYYNSFAEISQEKLSKEKQQENNSLQFLTFGILPESIPGFSWLKMLTNSNQNPTHKTALLEAQQELRRLCFSQVDFSSTKKVLDFGCGYGSDLITLAKNHPHLQLNGYTISSGQAKFAANQVNDYQLQEQIQIFNRDSSKDEFPDNYNLAFGFEVAHHIKDKSLLFSNISRHLQEEGLLVMADFIANSDVDIDHEETSSYFITKQHWVEQLSPNKLQLISAIDISHEVSNYLYDAEFEENLRELYEQNHDDNVKSAFQSYNQLGKLLSKGLASYVLLTAKKQENLPQEQSYQLNREMLAQLSSYSEVAVKQWVYELKWETKKHQQLLSPKKPGNWLIFADQQTQALKTVLAKQNQNCLIVTPGSSYKQLDDQHYQLNPTNAQEFQQLIKELFTTQDTLEGVVHLWNINTSTEELGAAQELGCASVLYLVQALVSNSQSSIVPLWLVTQGTQNVEENEPKLAVQQAPVWGLSRVIALEHPELKCRRVDLDQTRNSLEALEALGKELLNPDDEDQIAIRGGVRYSARLARRTQKSISEQEQQIAFGTEGSYLLTGGLGALGLEVAQWMVKQGARHIVLNGRRTPSETAQETIQQLEQTGAKISVILGDVSKEEDVASILKQIEASQAPLRGVIHAAGFLDDGVLQQMSWERFRQVMAPKVQGAWYLHQLTQKLPLDFFVCFSSIASLLGSPGQGNYAAANAFMDTLADYRRSLGLPGLSINWGAWDQGGMASRLGSQHQSRLRTTGMNLITPEKGLQILGELLSQPVSQVGVFPINWPQFLGQLPVGYTIPFLEAFASRKLQKETTKDENFLEQLAVALESERNQILIGYLQVQVGKLLGFDKSKLPNPELGFFDMGMDSLLTVELRNLLSSNLGCSISAAELFGTSNIQNLAEHLIKEILPEGQDEEEVDLDDSQNTQNLDSAQIETQGKVDHAIAAELQEIKNLLKEGN, from the coding sequence ATGAACCTAAAACAAGAACAAGAAAAGGAACAATCACTCTCAGCCTTACAAAGAGCGCTTATAGCCCTTAAAGATGCACGCTCCAAACTAGAAAAATACGAAACTCAAAGCAAGGAACCCATAGCGATAATTGGCATGAGTTGTCGTTTTCCTGGTGGAGTAGACTCCCCAGAATCCTTCTGGCAACTACTCAATGATGGGGTTGATGCTATCTCTGAAGTTCCCTCAAACCGATGGAACATTAATAGCTACTATGACCCAGACCCGGATGCTCCGGGCAAAATCTCTACTCGTGACGGTGGTTTTCTCTCACAAATAGATGGCTTCGATGCCCCATTTTTCTGTATTTCACCCCGGGAAGTTCAAAGTCTAGACCCCCAACAACGCTTATTGCTGGAAGTAAGTTGGGAAGCAATAGAAAGAGCGAACATAGTCCCTGACCAATTGTTTAATAGTCTCACAGGAGTATTTATTGGCATTGGTAGTAGTGATTATTTAAATCAGCTGGCAACCAGTGAAGTACCACAGGCTTATTGGGGTACAGGTAATGCACCGAGCGCTGCTACAGGTCGTTTATCATACATATTGGGACTGACAGGACCTAATCTGGCAGTAGAAACGGCTTGCTCTTCGTCGTTGGTATCCTTACATCTAGCTTGTCAGAGCCTGCGACAACAAGAATGCAATTTGGCTTTAGCTGGAGGTGTCAATCTACTTCTATCTCCTGAGACTAGTATTATTTTCTCTCAGGCTAAAATGTTATCTCCCGATGGTCGATGCAAGACCTTTGATGCCTCGGCAAATGGCTATGTACGTGGAGAGGGATGCGGAGTGATTGTTTTAAAACGACTCTCTGACGCGGTAGCCAATGGGGATAATGTTCTGGCAGTAATTCGTGGAACTGCGATCAATCAAGACGGAGCCAGTGGTGGCTTGACAGTGCCTAATGGTCCATCTCAAGTAGCGGTTATTCGCAAAGCGTTATCCAATGGAGGAGTAGACCCAGCAAGTGTTAGTTATATCGAAGCTCATGGTACGGGAACTTCCTTGGGAGACCCTATTGAAGTTGGAGCGATAGGAACGGTATTTGGAAAAACCCACTCCCAAGAGCAACCTTTAATAGTTGGTACCGCTAAAACTAACATAGGTCACTTAGAGGTAGCAGCAGGAATAGCAGGTTTGATGAAAGTAGTCCTGCAACTGCAACATCAACAGATTGCACCATCACTACATTTTAAGCAACCCAATCCTTATATTAATTGGTCTCAATTACCAGTGCAAGTTTCGACTCAACTCACCCCTTGGCAAACCAATGGTAAAAGTCGCATCGCTGGAGTAAGCTCTTTTGGTTTTAGTGGAACTAATGCTCATGTGGTTATCGAAGAAGCACCAAAAGAAGGTAACAGCTTATCGGCAACAGTAGAGGATAATGGCAATTCGACTGTAAAAGAAGATACTCTAGAACGTGCAGTTTATCTATTAACTCTTTCAGCCAAAACTCAAGCAGCTCTTGATGATTTAGTTAATAGTTATCAAAACTATCTCAAAAATTATCCAGAATTAAGAATCGCTGATATTTGTTATACGGCTAACACATGCAGAAGTCACTTCAACAACAGATTAGCAGTTGTCGCCTCGAACCAACAAGAATTAGTGGAAAAACTCCGACAGCACCAACAGGGAGAAGAGGTAACAGGAATCTACTCAATAGAACTGCCAAACAACAGTACAGCACCTAAAATCGCCTTGTTATTCACAGGACAAGGTTCCCAATATGTCAATATGGGTAGGCAGTTGTATCAACAAGCACCTGTATTCCGCAAAGCACTTGAGCAATGTAATGAAATTCTCCTTGGTACAGAAACGTTCCGGGAAAAGTCCTTACTAGAAATTCTCTATCCAGCAAACCAAGAACAGTCTAATTCATCCTTACTAGACCAAACAGCCTATACCCAACCCTGCTTATTTGCCCTAGAATACGCCTTATTTAAACTCTGGCAATCTTGGGGAATCCAACCAGATGTGGTCATGGGTCATAGTGTAGGAGAATATGTAGCAGCAACAGTAGCAGGAGTATTCAGCTTAGAAGAGGGCCTCAAACTAATTGCAGCCAGGGGCTCTTTGATGCAACAATTGCCCGCAGGTGGTGAGATGGTTTCGGTTATCGCCTCAGAGTCGAAAGTGCTGGAGATATTTAAGGCTATGTCCCTAGAAGAAAAAGTAGCCATAGCAGCCATCAATGGACCCGAAAGCACAGTCATTTCTGGGGAAGCAGAAGCAGTAGGAGCGATCGCAACTCACCTAGAATCCCTTAGCATCAAAACGAAACAACTACAGGTATCCCATGCCTTCCATTCACGATTGATGGAACCAATGCTGGCAGAGTTTGAAGCAGTAGCCAAACAGGTAACCTATAGTCAGCCTCAAATATCACTAATATCTAATGTTACTGGTCAACAAGTGGGCTCAGAAATTACTTCTGCCGAATATTGGGTGAGTCATGTCCGACAACCAGTGCGCTTTGCCGAGAGCATGACAACTTTACATCAGGAAGGATATGAGTTATTCCTCGAAATCGGACCCAAACCAATTTTGTTAGGTATGGGGCGTCAATGTCTGCCAGAAGGGGTTGGTGTTTGGTTACCATCCTTGCGCCCTGGAGTAGAAGCATGGCAGCAGATGTTGCAGAGTTTGGGACAGTTATATATGAAAGGGATCAAGGTAAACTGGTCAGGGTTTGACCAAGATTACGCCTGTCATAAGGTAGCAATACCCACCTATCCATTCCAGAGAGAAAGTTATTGGATAGATACTGACAAAAATCAAGGGCAAAAAGCTGTTAATGGTAGCTCAAGTTTAATTGTAGACTTACTTAATCAAAGTGATATAGAAGGGTTGAATCAGGAATTAAGCTTTTCTACAGAATTAACTGCAGACGAACAAAAAATGTTGCCTAAGTTGCTAGGAATCTTAGTCAACCGTCACCAAGATTATCTGGAATTTAAAGGTAATGTAGTTTATGACTATTACAATTCTTTTGCAGAAATTAGTCAAGAAAAATTGAGTAAAGAAAAGCAACAAGAAAATAATTCACTGCAATTCTTAACTTTTGGAATATTACCAGAAAGTATTCCCGGTTTTTCCTGGCTAAAAATGTTGACTAACTCTAATCAAAACCCGACCCATAAAACAGCCTTATTAGAGGCACAGCAAGAGTTGAGAAGGCTATGTTTTTCACAAGTAGACTTCTCATCTACCAAAAAAGTGTTAGATTTTGGTTGTGGATATGGCTCGGATTTAATAACCTTAGCCAAAAATCACCCACACCTACAACTAAACGGTTATACAATTTCTAGTGGACAAGCTAAATTTGCTGCCAACCAAGTTAATGATTATCAACTGCAAGAGCAGATACAAATTTTTAACCGAGACAGTTCAAAAGATGAGTTTCCTGATAATTACAACCTGGCATTTGGATTTGAAGTAGCTCATCATATTAAGGATAAATCGCTGTTATTTTCCAATATAAGCAGGCATCTTCAGGAAGAAGGTCTATTAGTAATGGCAGATTTTATCGCTAATAGTGATGTTGATATTGACCACGAAGAAACATCATCTTACTTTATTACCAAACAACATTGGGTAGAGCAACTCTCACCAAATAAATTGCAATTAATTAGTGCTATAGATATTAGTCATGAAGTATCCAACTATTTGTATGATGCTGAATTTGAAGAAAATCTCAGAGAATTATATGAACAAAATCATGACGATAATGTTAAGTCAGCTTTTCAATCCTATAATCAGTTAGGTAAATTACTGAGCAAAGGATTGGCTAGCTATGTATTACTAACAGCAAAAAAACAAGAAAATTTACCACAAGAGCAAAGTTATCAGTTGAACCGAGAAATGCTAGCTCAACTGTCTTCTTACTCTGAAGTAGCTGTTAAACAATGGGTTTACGAACTGAAGTGGGAAACCAAAAAACATCAACAGTTGCTATCACCCAAGAAACCAGGAAATTGGCTCATATTTGCTGATCAGCAAACGCAAGCATTGAAAACGGTCTTAGCAAAACAGAATCAAAATTGTCTCATCGTAACCCCAGGCTCTAGTTACAAGCAGTTAGATGACCAACACTATCAACTAAATCCCACGAATGCACAAGAATTTCAACAACTAATAAAAGAGTTGTTTACTACCCAAGATACCTTAGAAGGAGTAGTTCATCTATGGAATATTAATACCTCAACAGAAGAGTTGGGAGCTGCTCAAGAACTAGGTTGTGCCAGCGTACTATATTTAGTGCAAGCATTGGTGTCAAACTCGCAATCATCAATAGTACCTCTATGGTTAGTTACTCAGGGAACACAAAATGTAGAAGAGAATGAACCGAAACTAGCAGTACAGCAAGCACCAGTGTGGGGGTTGAGTCGGGTAATAGCACTAGAACACCCAGAGCTGAAATGTAGGCGAGTTGATTTAGACCAAACCAGGAACAGCTTAGAAGCCTTAGAAGCATTAGGTAAGGAACTTTTAAATCCTGATGATGAAGACCAAATAGCAATTCGTGGAGGAGTGCGTTATTCCGCTAGATTGGCAAGGCGAACCCAAAAGTCAATTTCAGAGCAAGAGCAACAGATAGCATTCGGAACAGAAGGCAGTTACTTATTGACTGGTGGTTTGGGAGCATTGGGATTGGAAGTAGCCCAATGGATGGTTAAGCAGGGGGCACGACATATAGTATTAAACGGGCGTCGTACTCCCTCAGAAACAGCTCAGGAAACTATCCAGCAATTAGAACAAACAGGAGCTAAAATCTCAGTCATACTAGGAGATGTTTCTAAGGAAGAGGACGTTGCTAGTATCCTGAAGCAGATTGAGGCATCTCAAGCACCATTACGAGGGGTGATTCATGCAGCAGGATTCCTGGATGATGGTGTTTTACAACAGATGAGCTGGGAGCGTTTCAGGCAAGTTATGGCTCCTAAAGTACAAGGTGCTTGGTATTTGCATCAGTTGACTCAGAAGCTACCACTAGACTTCTTTGTTTGTTTTTCCTCCATTGCATCCTTACTGGGTTCACCTGGTCAAGGGAACTATGCCGCAGCAAATGCTTTTATGGATACTTTGGCTGACTATCGTCGGAGCTTGGGCTTACCGGGATTAAGCATTAATTGGGGAGCTTGGGATCAAGGAGGAATGGCTTCTCGTCTAGGGAGTCAACATCAAAGTCGGTTGCGCACAACCGGAATGAATCTTATAACTCCAGAGAAAGGATTGCAGATATTAGGAGAGTTGCTATCACAGCCCGTTAGCCAAGTAGGAGTATTCCCCATAAATTGGCCTCAATTCTTAGGACAGCTGCCAGTAGGATATACAATTCCATTTTTAGAAGCTTTTGCTTCCAGAAAACTACAAAAAGAAACAACTAAGGATGAAAACTTTTTAGAACAACTAGCAGTAGCACTTGAGAGTGAACGCAACCAAATTCTGATCGGTTATCTTCAAGTTCAAGTCGGTAAATTGCTGGGATTTGATAAATCCAAACTGCCCAATCCAGAGTTGGGATTCTTTGACATGGGCATGGATTCCTTGCTAACAGTTGAGTTAAGAAATCTCTTGAGTTCTAATTTGGGTTGCTCGATTAGTGCAGCTGAGTTGTTTGGGACTTCTAATATCCAAAACTTAGCGGAACATTTAATCAAAGAAATTTTGCCAGAGGGGCAAGACGAAGAAGAAGTTGATCTTGATGACAGTCAAAATACACAAAACCTAGATTCTGCGCAGATAGAAACTCAAGGAAAAGTTGATCATGCGATTGCTGCTGAGTTACAAGAAATCAAGAATTTACTGAAGGAGGGTAACTGA